TCTTTTGGATTGCCTACCTGCTGGTGTTCCCGGTCATCACGATGCGGACGTTTGCGGAGGAATTTAAACTCGGCACCATCGAGACGCTCATGACCGCACCCGTCCGCGACGGAGAAGTGGTGGCGGCCAAATTCAGCGGGGCGTTTCTGTTTTATCTCACTTTGTGGATCCCCAGCCTGCTGTATTTCCTGATCCTCGGCTGGTCCGGCAATCGCAATGCCGCCGGCTTCGGCGCACAGTTATGGGGGCCTTACATCCTGCTTTTTGTGATGGGAATGTTCAACACCGCGCTCGGATGCTTCGCCTCTGTCCTGACGTCCAATCAGATTATTGCCGCCATGCTTGCCTCGGTGCTGGTGCTGGGCACATTCTTTCTAACGTTAATGGGCTACGCTC
This sequence is a window from Verrucomicrobiota bacterium. Protein-coding genes within it:
- a CDS encoding ABC transporter permease, translating into MRNYLVLLRRELTACYLSPIAYVVLCLFLILNGLSFYFTLVSLSRGPFTITVVQAFFNDLFFWIAYLLVFPVITMRTFAEEFKLGTIETLMTAPVRDGEVVAAKFSGAFLFYLTLWIPSLLYFLILGWSGNRNAAGFGAQLWGPYILLFVMGMFNTALGCFASVLTSNQIIAAMLASVLVLGTFFLTLMGYALNSPSPWLRELFAYVAPVDHMDAFSRGIVDSRALVFYPSCALFILFLTYHVLQYRRWKV